In Trichocoleus desertorum NBK24, the following are encoded in one genomic region:
- a CDS encoding SDR family oxidoreductase, with amino-acid sequence MKAFVAGATGKTGRRIVEELLKRNIPVRALVRDVAAVRDSFSSEVELVVGDVLQPDTLSTALGDSTVLLCATGARPSFDLTGPYKVDYKGTRNLVEAAKAQRIEHFVFVSSLCVSKFFHPLNLFGLILVWKQKAEQYLQQSGLTYTIVRPGGLTEAEDSNAVVMKPADTLFDGSIPRRQVAQVCVEALFQPSARNQIVEVIAEAAAPAKAVEELFTSVS; translated from the coding sequence ATGAAAGCGTTTGTAGCTGGAGCCACAGGTAAAACAGGTCGCAGGATTGTAGAAGAACTACTCAAGCGCAACATTCCCGTCCGGGCATTAGTTCGCGATGTTGCCGCAGTTCGTGACAGTTTTTCCTCGGAAGTCGAGTTAGTGGTGGGAGACGTATTGCAGCCTGATACCTTATCCACTGCTTTGGGAGACAGCACAGTGCTTTTATGTGCCACAGGTGCCAGACCCAGCTTCGACTTAACAGGCCCTTACAAAGTGGACTACAAAGGCACTCGCAACTTAGTAGAAGCTGCTAAAGCTCAGAGAATTGAGCACTTTGTCTTTGTTTCCTCGCTCTGTGTCTCGAAATTCTTCCACCCTCTAAATTTATTTGGTCTAATTTTGGTTTGGAAGCAAAAAGCAGAGCAGTATCTACAACAAAGTGGTCTCACCTACACCATTGTGCGACCAGGGGGACTGACGGAAGCAGAAGACTCTAATGCCGTGGTGATGAAGCCAGCAGACACCTTGTTTGATGGCAGTATTCCCCGTCGTCAGGTTGCTCAGGTTTGTGTTGAAGCGTTGTTTCAACCCAGCGCTCGGAACCAGATTGTGGAAGTGATTGCTGAGGCAGCCGCACCAGCAAAAGCGGTTGAGGAACTGTTTACCAGTGTGTCCTAA
- a CDS encoding glycoside hydrolase family protein — translation MNESNTIRRSPRRTRRLAPVAIQQRKRQNRRVKAIQRFLATCLALLGLLLALSHWPTRSPLPQQPQVLSNLPPLAMQGGDPYIRALMRTISASESNDDSPYSLLYGGRHISDLSKHPDLCIKIVNGPNKGNCTTAAGRYQFLTTTWAEKSRLYHSQPTRFLLWEAYSFEPQYQDEVVYGWLYDDQAWGVDIPALLRAGELNQVLQLLSGTWTSLGYGIEDNVMTEVLPEIYQEMLQEELQAISLSRYSQARPVLHWSVWNSISQSLRQEAIQSSF, via the coding sequence TTGAACGAAAGCAATACTATTCGGCGATCGCCACGTCGCACTCGTCGCCTAGCTCCAGTGGCTATTCAGCAGAGAAAACGCCAAAACCGGAGAGTTAAGGCTATACAAAGGTTTCTCGCTACCTGTCTTGCTCTGCTAGGGCTTCTGTTAGCACTCTCACATTGGCCCACGCGATCGCCACTGCCACAACAGCCCCAAGTTCTTAGCAACTTGCCACCCTTAGCCATGCAGGGGGGAGATCCTTACATTCGAGCTTTGATGCGAACCATTTCTGCCAGCGAGTCGAATGATGACTCTCCTTATTCGTTGCTTTATGGCGGTCGGCACATTTCCGACCTGAGTAAGCATCCAGACCTCTGCATTAAAATCGTCAACGGCCCCAACAAAGGGAACTGCACAACAGCAGCAGGTCGCTATCAGTTCCTAACTACCACTTGGGCCGAAAAGTCTCGCCTATATCATTCCCAACCAACCCGATTTCTGCTTTGGGAGGCTTATAGCTTTGAGCCACAGTATCAGGATGAGGTTGTTTATGGCTGGCTCTATGACGATCAAGCTTGGGGGGTAGATATCCCAGCTTTGTTACGAGCAGGTGAGTTAAATCAGGTGCTGCAACTCTTATCGGGCACTTGGACAAGTCTAGGTTATGGCATTGAAGACAATGTCATGACAGAAGTCTTGCCGGAGATTTATCAAGAAATGCTCCAGGAAGAACTGCAAGCCATCAGCCTCTCGCGTTATAGCCAAGCTAGGCCCGTACTGCATTGGTCTGTTTGGAACTCGATCAGTCAGTCTCTAAGGCAAGAAGCGATCCAGAGCAGCTTTTAA
- a CDS encoding metal-sensitive transcriptional regulator, with amino-acid sequence MTKSEPHPNEMLSSPGTNNLIFKDVAHGDHSHDANGLADHPHVHSEESLRRIVNRLSRIEGHVRGVKVMVQESRPCPDVLVQLAAVRGAVDRVARMILDEHLTQCVARAALEGNIEVEIEELKAALDRFLP; translated from the coding sequence ATGACTAAATCTGAGCCCCATCCTAATGAAATGCTGTCCTCACCAGGGACAAACAACCTGATCTTTAAGGATGTAGCTCATGGCGATCACTCCCATGATGCAAACGGCTTAGCAGATCATCCCCATGTGCATAGCGAAGAGTCGCTACGGCGTATCGTCAATCGCCTCTCCCGCATTGAAGGCCATGTGCGTGGTGTCAAAGTCATGGTTCAAGAAAGCCGCCCCTGCCCAGATGTATTGGTACAACTGGCCGCAGTTCGAGGAGCTGTGGATCGAGTGGCCCGGATGATCTTAGATGAGCATTTGACGCAATGTGTTGCTCGTGCTGCCTTAGAAGGCAACATTGAAGTTGAAATTGAAGAATTAAAAGCTGCTCTGGATCGCTTCTTGCCTTAG
- the bcsA gene encoding UDP-forming cellulose synthase catalytic subunit: protein MANPSPPLRPDPESLATVPRRRSPLDKLTDWLVDRVPSWFDRVLDSLNRRQLWLLALLLFGLSLPLITTPLKIWQQGVVAVLLMLIGWLVVRIEQQRNDVQTSEYLHLFLVWLSSVTTARYLYYRTAYTFNFDGLVNGFFSVVLYGAELYAIITLFLAYFQTLKIKERQPIDLSTIPSDRLFKVDVYIPTYNEDVEIVRKTVLGALAIDYPADKKRVYILDDGRAEKYKDRRESLRRMCEELGCTLLTRDNNDHAKAGNINTAFTRTDGDLVLILDCDHIPSRPILQTTVGFFLDPKVAFVQTPHWFYNPDPFERNLLTRGKVPVGNELFYKVLQKGNDFWNAAFFCGSAAVIRKDYALQIGGIATETVTEDCHTAFRLHSLGYKSVYYDQIMVAGLAPEKFSSYIGQQVRWARGMAQILRLENPLLNRKLNLTIPQRICYFSATSHFFFGFPRLMYAIAPTLFLLFSINPIRGLGLETLAYALPHILLSMYANFITYKNVRFSFWNEIYEFAMSFYAGAVTFMALINPKMGSFNVTDKGLSVTKRDFDWESARPLVAVAVLVALSLLAVPFWLILRPEDTEAVLVNMLWGIFNLVLIVAAILVAFEQPQLRRTHRLNRKLTAVIYGPDQTWRGKTEDVSESGARIVLDSWPNLPDEIELELVGDYGARAFLKARIVRGVPLNDAQTILVVDFINPSQSELDALAIVLYSDVREWYSQNRQELDDPLDSLRFIATTLTRSFQEAKPIQGQKVRKRIQAPAQLYWEGHFYTATATEMGVRSLRLEFNEPINALESLQRDQPVVGVLVEDGHPLPKRLLAVVRTIEPLAALGSEGTASAAVELSFPEQLQERQEGRIKQLLATL from the coding sequence ATGGCCAATCCCTCTCCCCCGTTACGGCCAGATCCAGAGTCCTTAGCGACTGTACCAAGGCGGCGATCGCCCCTGGATAAACTGACCGATTGGTTAGTCGATCGAGTTCCCAGTTGGTTTGATCGGGTCTTAGACTCGCTAAACCGCCGTCAGCTTTGGTTGCTGGCTTTACTCTTGTTCGGCTTGTCTTTGCCCTTAATCACGACACCGCTGAAGATTTGGCAACAGGGCGTGGTTGCTGTGTTGTTGATGCTGATTGGTTGGTTGGTTGTACGCATCGAGCAACAGCGCAACGATGTGCAGACCAGCGAGTATTTGCATCTGTTTTTAGTGTGGTTGAGTTCGGTGACGACGGCGCGTTACCTGTACTATCGCACTGCCTATACCTTTAACTTTGACGGTTTGGTTAACGGTTTTTTTTCAGTGGTGCTGTATGGGGCAGAGCTATACGCGATCATCACCCTGTTTCTGGCCTACTTTCAAACCCTCAAAATCAAAGAGCGCCAACCGATTGACCTGTCTACCATTCCTAGCGATCGCCTGTTTAAGGTAGATGTCTACATTCCGACCTACAACGAGGATGTGGAAATCGTTCGCAAAACGGTATTGGGAGCTTTGGCGATCGATTATCCGGCGGACAAAAAGCGGGTCTATATTTTGGATGACGGTCGGGCTGAAAAGTATAAAGACCGACGGGAGTCTCTGCGCAGGATGTGCGAGGAGCTTGGCTGCACCTTGCTGACCCGCGACAATAACGACCATGCCAAAGCGGGCAACATTAACACAGCGTTTACCCGCACCGATGGCGACTTGGTCTTGATTCTAGATTGTGACCACATTCCATCTCGACCGATTCTGCAAACCACGGTGGGCTTTTTCCTGGACCCAAAGGTGGCCTTTGTCCAGACACCTCACTGGTTCTATAACCCAGACCCATTCGAGCGTAACTTGCTCACTCGTGGCAAAGTGCCCGTGGGCAACGAACTTTTCTATAAGGTGTTGCAAAAGGGTAATGACTTTTGGAATGCGGCCTTTTTCTGCGGTTCTGCGGCGGTCATTCGTAAAGACTATGCCCTACAAATCGGCGGCATTGCGACAGAAACGGTGACAGAAGATTGCCACACTGCTTTCCGGCTGCACTCCTTGGGTTACAAATCGGTGTATTACGACCAGATCATGGTGGCGGGGTTAGCCCCAGAGAAATTCTCGTCCTACATTGGTCAGCAGGTGCGCTGGGCTAGAGGCATGGCCCAAATTCTGCGCCTAGAAAATCCTCTCCTCAACCGCAAGCTCAACCTGACGATCCCGCAGCGAATTTGCTATTTTTCAGCTACTTCGCACTTTTTCTTTGGCTTTCCGCGTTTAATGTACGCGATCGCCCCAACCCTGTTTCTGCTGTTTAGCATTAACCCGATTCGAGGGTTGGGATTAGAAACTCTAGCCTACGCTCTGCCCCACATTCTCTTGTCGATGTACGCCAACTTCATCACGTACAAGAATGTGCGCTTTTCGTTCTGGAACGAAATCTATGAATTCGCGATGTCGTTCTATGCAGGTGCAGTGACGTTCATGGCCTTGATCAACCCTAAAATGGGGTCTTTCAACGTCACCGATAAAGGGTTGTCGGTGACTAAGCGGGACTTTGACTGGGAATCAGCTCGCCCATTGGTAGCGGTAGCAGTTCTAGTGGCACTGTCGTTGTTAGCGGTGCCATTTTGGTTGATTTTACGGCCAGAAGATACCGAAGCTGTCCTGGTAAACATGCTCTGGGGCATTTTCAATCTGGTGCTAATTGTGGCCGCAATTTTGGTGGCCTTTGAGCAGCCGCAATTGCGACGAACTCACCGCCTCAACCGCAAGTTAACTGCCGTCATTTATGGCCCCGACCAAACCTGGAGAGGCAAAACTGAGGATGTCAGTGAATCTGGGGCGCGAATTGTTCTAGATTCCTGGCCCAATTTACCGGACGAGATCGAACTGGAACTGGTGGGTGACTACGGAGCCAGAGCATTTCTTAAAGCCCGGATCGTGCGAGGGGTGCCACTGAATGATGCTCAAACCATTCTAGTGGTTGACTTTATTAACCCCAGTCAATCCGAGTTAGATGCTCTAGCGATCGTGCTTTACTCGGATGTGCGAGAGTGGTATTCACAAAATCGCCAAGAACTAGATGACCCCTTGGATTCTCTACGCTTTATTGCGACTACCTTGACTCGGTCTTTCCAAGAGGCAAAGCCCATCCAAGGCCAGAAGGTTCGCAAACGAATTCAAGCACCTGCTCAGTTATATTGGGAAGGCCATTTTTATACGGCCACTGCAACTGAGATGGGAGTCCGGAGTCTGCGGTTAGAATTCAACGAACCGATTAATGCTTTGGAATCGCTGCAACGCGATCAACCCGTTGTCGGTGTGTTGGTGGAAGATGGGCATCCCTTACCGAAGCGCTTACTAGCAGTGGTGCGAACCATAGAACCGTTAGCTGCTCTAGGCAGTGAAGGAACTGCTAGTGCTGCGGTCGAATTGAGTTTTCCTGAACAACTGCAAGAACGCCAGGAAGGTCGCATTAAGCAGCTTTTGGCAACCCTCTAG
- a CDS encoding cellulose biosynthesis cyclic di-GMP-binding regulatory protein BcsB → MPRIFRPFLPSSRRQSRPGSRQQRPMIWLLLLSFAGTAIGVTASLAVAQQSDRDIKEAENQIIEEFTLPEPPPQAPVYQPAPAPAPDPGPVEAPAPREPASYQPAPEPAPEPDPEPAAPAPAAPESTSSTPSESTTAPSASSTPDTPASGGPTIPYVMEFNRSPVVGNRLRLQGVFSDARLGFTRPRNWNLRSAKVLVRFQHSPALLANRSNLTVRVNGTSIGSVPLNRKQSEIGQVLLNVPPNLIQDFNEVSLVAQQNNSATCTDPADPTLWTEILPDSKLLFNYQPKPVRLDFARYPYPFFDNLSLDPNRVTYLLPNQVDSNWLTSAARFQASLGRLAEFRPLETRLVKNINQARADERLVMIGTPEDQPGLKSLKLPLAIAGNQVLDGNRNPLPPDAGILMLATTRSNGVPVLIATGNGPEGVNKAVQFLVQPQDRQISTGYYVVVNDITPVPTPSPRQWPGYLPDKNSFQLSDLKTADDKPFQDVTVRGAYAPPVEMNFRALPDDQFTRGSSMNLVYSHGPQVNPRLSTVEVRLDGAPIGGKRLTAEQGATRETLNVNLPADLIKPDSKIQVVFNLSPREPANCGRVNDQQLWGKVHADTRFNLKRQNVVQIPDLKLLATGYPFTAPQDLSTTAMVLPTTPSITALGTFLEFSERLGRLSQADTVKVEAYTVDALPEEVRNRQNLVAIGERSQFPFPEAFQASGFVLKDLFSRRWNQSQIQALPDSEGVIKEVISPWNDNRVLLALSAQTEAGLQQVQNVLNQDPLFFQLNGDTALVSANQAGASGYDPDAYNLEFLQQSSPRRLDNSNPFSKASRFLQDNWFVLPTGIVVFALGLYGVTQLYLKRVAKQDK, encoded by the coding sequence ATGCCACGCATCTTCCGTCCCTTCCTTCCATCTTCCCGCCGCCAGTCCCGCCCAGGGAGCCGCCAACAGCGCCCTATGATCTGGCTTTTATTGCTCAGCTTTGCGGGCACAGCTATTGGAGTGACGGCAAGCTTAGCCGTAGCCCAGCAGAGCGATCGCGATATTAAAGAAGCAGAAAATCAGATCATTGAGGAGTTCACGCTGCCAGAGCCGCCCCCGCAAGCTCCGGTATACCAACCCGCGCCCGCCCCAGCCCCTGATCCTGGCCCAGTAGAAGCGCCCGCTCCTAGAGAACCTGCCTCTTATCAGCCAGCCCCAGAACCCGCCCCAGAGCCTGATCCTGAGCCTGCTGCTCCCGCTCCAGCGGCCCCAGAATCTACTAGTTCTACCCCGTCAGAATCAACTACGGCTCCCAGTGCCAGCTCTACACCCGATACGCCTGCTAGCGGAGGGCCAACCATTCCTTATGTAATGGAATTCAATCGCAGTCCGGTGGTAGGGAATCGGTTACGACTACAAGGTGTATTTTCTGATGCTCGCTTAGGTTTTACACGGCCCCGGAACTGGAACCTGCGCTCCGCTAAAGTATTGGTACGGTTTCAGCACTCGCCCGCCCTCTTAGCGAATCGCTCTAACCTAACCGTCCGAGTCAATGGCACCAGCATCGGCAGTGTGCCGCTGAACCGCAAGCAGTCTGAAATTGGTCAAGTTCTGCTCAATGTACCGCCTAACTTAATTCAAGACTTTAATGAAGTGTCGTTGGTGGCTCAGCAGAATAATTCAGCAACCTGTACTGATCCCGCTGACCCGACTTTGTGGACAGAAATCTTACCTGATTCCAAGCTGCTGTTTAATTACCAACCCAAACCCGTCAGGCTGGACTTTGCTCGGTATCCCTATCCTTTCTTTGACAATCTCAGCCTTGACCCTAACCGAGTGACGTATCTGTTACCTAACCAGGTAGACAGTAACTGGTTGACCTCCGCTGCTCGTTTCCAAGCTTCGTTAGGACGCTTAGCAGAGTTTCGACCGCTAGAAACTCGACTGGTTAAAAATATCAATCAGGCGAGAGCCGATGAGCGCTTGGTCATGATCGGGACTCCCGAAGACCAACCTGGGCTGAAGTCGCTTAAGCTGCCGCTGGCGATCGCAGGCAATCAAGTCTTAGACGGCAATCGCAACCCCTTGCCCCCAGATGCAGGCATTTTGATGCTAGCCACTACTCGGAGTAATGGGGTGCCCGTGTTGATTGCCACAGGTAATGGGCCGGAAGGCGTCAACAAAGCTGTGCAGTTTTTAGTACAGCCACAAGATCGTCAGATTAGCACTGGCTATTATGTCGTGGTCAATGACATTACGCCTGTACCCACCCCATCTCCTAGACAATGGCCTGGTTATCTCCCAGACAAAAATTCCTTCCAGCTCAGTGATCTAAAAACTGCGGACGATAAGCCATTTCAGGATGTGACTGTTCGAGGGGCCTATGCCCCACCGGTGGAAATGAACTTCCGGGCTTTGCCAGACGATCAGTTTACGCGCGGTAGCTCGATGAACCTGGTATATAGCCACGGCCCCCAGGTTAATCCTCGGCTCTCTACGGTAGAAGTGCGGCTTGATGGTGCCCCGATCGGCGGTAAGCGGTTGACCGCCGAGCAAGGAGCTACCAGGGAAACCTTAAACGTCAACCTCCCGGCTGACTTGATTAAACCGGACTCCAAAATTCAGGTGGTGTTTAATCTCAGCCCCCGTGAACCTGCTAACTGTGGTCGGGTCAATGACCAGCAGTTGTGGGGGAAAGTCCATGCCGACACCCGCTTTAACCTCAAGCGCCAGAACGTTGTCCAAATTCCTGACCTGAAGTTGCTGGCGACAGGGTATCCTTTTACGGCCCCTCAAGACCTCTCGACCACCGCGATGGTTTTACCCACTACCCCATCGATCACCGCCTTGGGCACCTTCCTAGAGTTTAGTGAGAGATTAGGCCGATTGAGCCAAGCGGATACGGTGAAGGTGGAAGCTTACACAGTTGATGCCTTACCTGAAGAGGTAAGAAATCGACAAAACCTAGTGGCAATTGGGGAGCGATCGCAATTCCCTTTCCCAGAAGCCTTCCAAGCAAGCGGCTTTGTTCTCAAAGATCTGTTCTCTCGGAGGTGGAATCAAAGCCAGATTCAAGCCTTGCCAGATAGTGAAGGGGTGATCAAAGAAGTAATTTCTCCTTGGAATGACAATCGCGTTCTGCTAGCTTTGAGTGCCCAAACAGAGGCAGGCTTGCAACAAGTCCAGAATGTGCTGAACCAAGATCCATTGTTCTTCCAACTCAATGGTGATACAGCGCTAGTCAGTGCGAATCAAGCAGGGGCTTCTGGCTATGATCCAGATGCTTACAATTTAGAGTTTCTCCAGCAAAGCTCCCCACGGCGGTTGGATAACAGCAATCCTTTTAGTAAAGCTTCCCGCTTTCTCCAAGACAATTGGTTCGTGTTGCCGACTGGAATCGTTGTGTTCGCTCTGGGTCTCTACGGTGTGACTCAGCTTTATCTAAAGCGTGTAGCAAAGCAGGATAAATAG
- a CDS encoding glycosyl hydrolase family 8, with the protein MRFNFVPLALLRAGPVEMLRYPKTKQQKYSWSWWSRVATSVSLLGAMGLVGCSSFLSDARQSPPTPLPATTAPAISPSPTTSSTTAAIPIEQLLEQSWAAYRQRFIQADGRVIDREAGDRSTSEGQAYAMLRAVLIDDPTTFAKTLEWSENNLQRQANGKRTDQLWVWKWGRLEQSPNEPPKWGAIDPNFASDADVDAITALIWASRRWQKPEYLKLAQVKLQDLWRFSTVAAGGQRYLLPGPAAAFQQQSVIQLNPSYFAPYAFRLFAQVDPNHDWLSLVDSSYQALENSAKLSAVGLPSDWVALDTTTGEFQPLPLSGPLQSRYSFDAYRVWWRVAWDAELFDSAPAKAYLQKHLGFLQKQWRSQQKIPAIFDLSGAPTVSYEATAQYAMLYPAWRLLEPAIAEQVWQQKLQSRYRNGFWDNDSAYYVQNLAWLGLLPPDTVSSQLLQPR; encoded by the coding sequence ATGCGGTTCAATTTTGTGCCTCTAGCTTTACTACGTGCAGGGCCAGTTGAGATGTTACGGTACCCCAAAACTAAACAACAAAAGTACTCGTGGTCATGGTGGAGTCGGGTAGCAACATCGGTTAGTTTGCTCGGTGCAATGGGTTTGGTCGGATGCTCCAGCTTTTTGAGCGATGCGAGGCAGTCTCCACCAACCCCTCTTCCAGCTACAACGGCACCTGCTATCAGCCCCTCCCCGACTACAAGTTCAACCACGGCAGCAATTCCCATTGAGCAGCTCTTAGAGCAAAGTTGGGCGGCCTATCGGCAACGCTTTATCCAAGCCGATGGGCGGGTGATTGACCGGGAAGCGGGCGATCGCTCTACTTCAGAAGGGCAAGCCTATGCCATGCTACGAGCCGTCCTGATTGATGATCCCACCACCTTCGCCAAAACGTTGGAGTGGTCAGAAAACAATCTGCAACGTCAAGCCAACGGCAAACGGACTGACCAGCTCTGGGTGTGGAAGTGGGGCCGTCTCGAACAAAGCCCTAACGAGCCACCAAAATGGGGTGCGATCGATCCCAACTTTGCCAGTGACGCTGATGTAGATGCTATTACAGCTCTGATCTGGGCTTCCCGGCGTTGGCAGAAACCAGAATACCTGAAGTTAGCGCAAGTCAAGCTGCAAGACTTGTGGCGATTTTCCACTGTAGCTGCGGGTGGGCAGCGCTATTTACTGCCAGGGCCAGCCGCAGCTTTTCAGCAGCAGAGCGTGATTCAACTGAATCCGTCCTATTTCGCGCCTTATGCGTTTCGTCTCTTCGCTCAAGTAGACCCCAACCACGATTGGCTGAGCTTGGTGGACAGTAGTTATCAAGCGTTGGAAAATTCAGCCAAGCTTTCAGCGGTTGGCTTGCCGAGTGATTGGGTGGCGCTGGATACGACCACAGGGGAGTTTCAACCATTGCCGCTCTCTGGGCCACTGCAAAGTCGGTACAGTTTTGATGCTTACCGGGTTTGGTGGCGGGTGGCGTGGGACGCTGAGTTATTTGACTCTGCACCTGCTAAAGCGTATCTGCAAAAGCATTTAGGATTTTTACAAAAACAATGGCGATCGCAACAAAAAATTCCCGCCATTTTTGATCTTTCAGGGGCACCCACCGTGAGCTATGAAGCCACCGCTCAATATGCCATGTTGTATCCTGCTTGGCGACTGCTGGAACCTGCGATCGCTGAGCAAGTTTGGCAGCAGAAGTTGCAGTCCCGATACCGCAATGGTTTTTGGGATAACGACTCCGCTTATTATGTGCAAAACCTGGCTTGGTTAGGCTTGCTGCCACCTGACACCGTTTCTTCTCAACTGTTGCAACCTCGTTAA
- a CDS encoding tetratricopeptide repeat protein has protein sequence MNQRHDTRKNARRVRLKRLGCSCLLVLGLSGGLMIDLWQWEIPPAQAQTVPAPVRQAYTLLNRGLVDDAIAAFQRAIRNYPQSIEAKLGLAIAYRRAGRDADAFQAYERVVEQDPNNRLALKTLGLLGGYRAEWQDRGIIALTTLLTLEPNDLEARAQRALLLGYRGRFAESLADYQVVLQNNPTPDAILGAAQIYTYTGNAQQGLALFNRYRALGRSITGNAAVAYARALRETGNPTQAIAILQTQLQSSRELDDTAIQARSELSQAYLANQQSAEALAALDPLRGRPEAVLPLARALNELGRKANAPTLTQEAAALYRQELQRQTNPTPTLVQEVADVLSGIPAERPYALQLYRQLTQQQPNSQILALKQLALESQLGVASQAEVQQRLRTVLQPLPTNPVELQQLAQALSAIDADPELFPVYQTLLQAGVNAPFLNFRIAQIFIQQNNLPAARSALAAYANTPAGTQDRATELLLAEIERREGNLEASAQRYQAILASNPSDRDIINNALQGLASVRQTQGRTDEAIAIYNQLVALNPQDLQIQLGRAALAYQAQRISLAEAEAVLNTWLQTRPPTDMPPELVTLVGVLPPDPRREPLYNALLQVDPNNTVLQLRSIQVIAARSPAQARAIAAQLVARNPNNPGAYQLQGQVAQALGDLDQASDAYQRLLQLQPNNVEALSALGGVRFQQRRFGAAEELYSQVLAFNPTDVGAQRSLAELMAAQGMPLTALQQLEQLQVQQATTGTPDSSLSRRVQQIKEDLLRQRGFQPPWERY, from the coding sequence ATGAACCAACGGCATGACACTCGTAAAAACGCCCGCAGAGTGAGGCTGAAGCGCTTAGGATGCTCTTGCTTGCTGGTTTTGGGGTTGAGTGGTGGCTTGATGATAGACCTCTGGCAGTGGGAAATTCCCCCAGCTCAAGCACAAACGGTGCCCGCTCCGGTGCGACAAGCCTATACTTTGCTCAATCGTGGCTTGGTCGATGATGCGATCGCGGCTTTTCAGCGAGCCATTCGCAATTACCCCCAATCGATAGAAGCCAAGTTGGGTTTGGCGATCGCTTACCGACGAGCCGGACGAGATGCCGATGCCTTTCAAGCCTATGAGCGGGTTGTAGAGCAAGACCCAAACAACCGTTTGGCACTGAAAACGCTGGGTTTGCTAGGAGGCTACCGTGCTGAGTGGCAAGACCGAGGCATTATTGCCCTCACTACTTTGCTGACTTTAGAGCCAAACGATTTGGAGGCGCGGGCACAGCGGGCGCTTTTGCTAGGCTACCGAGGCCGCTTTGCCGAATCTTTGGCTGACTACCAAGTGGTTCTCCAGAACAACCCCACCCCGGATGCGATTCTGGGGGCAGCGCAAATCTATACTTACACCGGAAATGCTCAACAAGGACTGGCTCTATTCAACCGTTATCGCGCTTTAGGCAGATCGATTACAGGAAATGCTGCCGTTGCCTATGCTCGTGCTTTGAGAGAAACGGGCAATCCGACTCAAGCGATCGCCATTCTGCAAACGCAACTGCAATCCTCTCGCGAGTTAGACGACACTGCAATTCAGGCCCGCTCGGAGCTGTCTCAAGCTTATTTAGCCAATCAGCAATCTGCCGAAGCGCTAGCAGCGTTAGATCCGCTCCGAGGTCGTCCGGAAGCGGTGTTGCCTCTGGCGCGGGCACTTAATGAGTTAGGCCGTAAAGCGAATGCTCCGACCCTAACCCAAGAAGCAGCAGCCCTTTACCGTCAGGAACTCCAGCGCCAAACTAATCCCACTCCTACCTTGGTGCAAGAAGTGGCCGATGTGCTCAGCGGTATTCCTGCCGAGCGTCCTTATGCGCTGCAACTGTATCGTCAACTGACGCAGCAGCAACCCAACAGTCAAATTTTGGCGCTGAAGCAATTAGCCTTGGAGAGCCAGTTAGGAGTAGCTTCCCAAGCTGAAGTGCAGCAACGACTGAGAACGGTTTTGCAACCGCTCCCTACTAATCCGGTTGAGCTACAGCAACTGGCCCAGGCGCTATCGGCTATAGATGCTGACCCCGAACTATTTCCGGTTTACCAAACACTGCTGCAAGCAGGAGTGAATGCGCCTTTCCTCAACTTCCGCATTGCTCAAATCTTCATTCAGCAAAATAATTTGCCAGCGGCTAGAAGTGCCTTGGCTGCCTATGCGAATACTCCGGCTGGAACTCAAGACCGAGCTACGGAACTGCTGCTGGCTGAAATTGAACGGCGCGAAGGGAATCTGGAAGCGAGTGCCCAGCGCTATCAAGCGATTTTGGCCAGTAACCCCAGCGATCGCGACATTATCAATAATGCGCTGCAAGGCTTGGCTAGTGTTCGCCAAACCCAGGGGCGGACGGACGAGGCGATCGCAATTTACAACCAGTTGGTGGCTCTAAATCCGCAAGATTTACAAATTCAGCTTGGTCGAGCCGCTTTGGCTTATCAGGCTCAACGGATTTCTCTGGCAGAGGCGGAAGCGGTTTTGAATACTTGGCTGCAAACCCGCCCCCCTACCGATATGCCTCCGGAATTGGTGACTTTGGTGGGAGTTTTACCCCCTGATCCCCGACGTGAACCGCTTTACAATGCGCTGCTGCAAGTTGACCCGAACAATACTGTGTTGCAGTTGCGCTCGATTCAAGTGATTGCGGCTCGGAGTCCTGCCCAAGCCAGAGCGATCGCCGCCCAACTGGTAGCTCGTAACCCCAACAATCCGGGTGCTTACCAACTGCAAGGTCAGGTAGCCCAAGCATTGGGAGATTTGGATCAAGCCAGCGATGCCTACCAGCGGCTGTTACAGCTACAACCGAATAATGTGGAAGCGTTGTCTGCTTTGGGCGGGGTGCGGTTCCAGCAACGTCGCTTTGGAGCGGCAGAAGAGTTGTACTCACAAGTGCTGGCGTTCAATCCGACTGATGTGGGGGCGCAGCGATCGCTGGCTGAGTTGATGGCGGCTCAAGGGATGCCTCTGACCGCTTTACAGCAACTTGAGCAACTTCAGGTACAGCAAGCAACCACCGGAACCCCGGATAGTAGTTTGTCTCGCAGGGTGCAGCAGATTAAGGAAGACCTATTAAGACAGCGCGGGTTTCAACCTCCGTGGGAACGTTACTAA